The uncultured Desulfatiglans sp. DNA window GATCGTCGGGGCGCCGGTGAATCTCACCCAAAGGATCCAGTCCGAGGCCCTCCCCGGGCAGGTGGTCTGCTCCGATGCGATCGGCCGGTACATTTTCGCGGATCACCGGCCCGTCACCATGGTCGCCGTAAAACTGAAGGGGGTCACCAATCCGGTCAACGTGAGCGTCATCCACCAAGCAACATCTTGACACGGGTCGCGCAAAACGCTACGCTCCCCTGGCATCTATTTCCATCCAAGGCAGGCACTGGGAACGAGGCGGACCGAATGCGAAACCTCTTGAGCAAGTGGCTCAAAATCTATCCCGACGAGTTCGGTCTGTTCATCTGGTCAACCCTGCTTCTTTTTCTGATTAGAAGCGGCAACGTCCTCTTCGACAATTTCGGCGAAACCGCCTTCCTGAAACGCTTCGGCGTCGAATACCTTCCTGTCGTCTACATGATCAATTCCATCGCCACCTTTGTCCTCATGGGCATCGTGACGGGGATTATGGTCAAGCTGCCGGGGAGCCGCCTGCTCGCCTACATGCAGCTCTTCTGCGGGCTCAGCGTCGCAGCGCTCAGACTGGTCATCCCCCTGGGCTTCGATTACATCTACCCGGTCTTCTTCATCTTGAAGGCTCAGTACGAGGTCCTGCTGGGGCTGGTCTTCTGGAACCTCGCGAACGACCTCTTCAACACCCGTCAATCGAAGCGTCTCTTTCCGCTCATTACCGCGGGGGGAGTCCTCGGCGGCGTGATCGGCAGCTTCGCGACCCCTTCTCTGGCCAAGGCCATCACCATCGACAACCTTCTCTGGATCTATCTGGCCATATCGGTGCTGGGGGCCTTCATGGTGCAGCGGATGGGGGTGCGCTTCCCCTCCATCCTGTTCATCGACAGCCCCGACCAGGAAAAGGGGAAGAAAAAGAAAGGCCGCAGTTCGCTGATCGAGGAGTTCAAAAAGGTCGGTCCGATGATCAAGGAATCGAAGCTGGTCAAGATCCTCGTGGTCCTGACGCTGATGCCCAACGTCGTCATCCCGATCATCAACTACCAGTTCAACTTCGCAGCGGATCAGCAGTTCGCCACCGAAAGCGGGATGCTCCTATTCTTCGGATATTTTCGAGGGGCGATGAACGTGATCAGCCTCGTCATCCTGCTCTTCGTAGGCCGAATCTACGGCCGGTGGGGGCTGCCGGTGGCGCTCATGTTCCATCCCTTCAACTATATTCTTGCGTTCCTGGCCTTCCTCCTCCGCTTCGACATCCTATCCGCCATGTACGCGCGTATTTCCACGACCGTCATCCGCAACACCATCAACAACCCCGGGCGCGCCGTCCTGGTCGGACTCGTGCACCCGGCCTACCGCGCCGTCATCCGGCCCTTTCTCAGGGGCACGATCGTCCGAATCGGCACCCTGGCAGGCTCCGGCATCATCATGCTCTGCGAGGGGCTGATCCATCCCCGCTTTCTGTCGGTCATAGCCTGTGCCTTCGTAGGCGTTTGGCTGTTTGCGACCTTCGTCCTCAAGCGGGATTACCCCAAAATCCTTCTGGACCTCATTTCGCGCAACATGCTCGACCTGAAATCCATCGAAGGCAAAGAGCTGAACCAGATCTTCACCGACCGGAAGGTCCGCACGGAACTGACCGAGGCCTGCGCCTCCAGCCGGAACGACGATTGCCTCTGGTATGCCAGGCTTTTGAAATCCCTGGACGTGAGCGGCCTCGACGACGTCATCCTCTCGGCCCTGCCCCAACAGGATGAAAAAACCCGCATCGCCCTCCTCGCCATGCTGTCGCCCGAAGCCGGCGAGAAGGCCATTCCCGTCCTCGAGTCTCTTTCCGTCGAGGCGGGCCCCGAGCTCATGGCGGCGATTCTCCAGGCATCGAACCGGCTGCCGGCCGGACTCTCGAGGGATTTCAATCTCAAGATCATCGACGCGCGGCAGGATCCCCTCATCAAGGCATGGGCCGTCGCGGGGCTCTATCCACAGGCGCCCTCCGACTACGCATCGATCGTGGAGGATTGGTTCGCATCCGACCATCTCGAAGGAAAGAAGGCCGCCGCCATCGCCGCCGGCGGCTCGGGAGACGGAGCCTATCTTCCCCGGCTCCAAAAGATGCTCGCCGAGGAAGACGACCCGGCCTTGCTGGTCCTGGTACTCGAGGCCATCAGGAAGCTCGCCCCGGCCGACATCAACGCGCTGGTGGAGCCCTTCCTCGGTCATCAGGATGAAAACGTAAGGATGGCCGCCCTCCGGGCCTACGTGATCGCAGACGATACCGCCTCCCGGAGGGCCATCCGCCTGCTCGACGATCCATCCGATCTCATCCATGAATACGCCGCTGAAAAACTTCAGGAGGCCCCCTATCAAAGCGTCGAACTTTTCCTGGAATCCCTGACAGCACCCAGCCGCCGGGTGCGGGAGGGGCTCTTCCGGGTGCTCGAGACACTCAATATCAAGGACCTCGACGTCATTCGCTTCGCCCGCAGCCAACTTCAGGAAGCTTATACCTGTCTGGTCGTGAAGGACGCGCTGTTGCAGCAGCCCGAATCCGAGCAAGGGCGGATGCTCGCCGACCATCTGGAGCAGAAGAAGGACCTCCTCGTCGAAAACATCATCCGGCTCCTCGCCGCTCAGGACACATCTGGACAGATGCGTTTGATCTGGCGGGGAATCTCCTCAACGAACAAGACCCAGCGATCCAACAGCATCGAGGCCCTCGACAGCCGCATCGATGCCTCGCTGTCGAGAATCCTGATGCCCCTGCTGGAAGGCCTCTCGGTCTCAGAAGCCCTCGAGACCGGACGGAAAAACTACTCCCTGCCGCGCTTCAACCCATCGAACCCGTCGGATCTATACCGCTATCTGCTTAGTTCGGGCGATTGGGTCAACGTGCTCTTCACACTGAGCCTAGTCGCCGCTCGAGAGACCCCCATCGTGGAGAAAGAACGTATCCAGGAACTGACCGAAGCGGACAACCCGTTCGTGCAGCAGATGGCGCATCATACGCTGCGCCGCCTGGAAGGCACCGGATCTGAAAGGAAGGATGACATGGAAGAGGAAATCACCATCCCTGATAAGGTGCTGCGTCTCAAGGGGATCCAGATCTTCGAAGGCCTTTCCGTCAACGAACTGGCTGCCATCGCCTCCGTCACAGAAGAAATCGTCGTCGAACCTGGCGAGATCGTCATCCGGGAAGGCGAATCGGGCGACACCCTGTACCTCATCATCCAAGGATGCGTCGCGGTCCTCAAGGGATATGCCGAAAAAGAAGAAGGCAAAGAAGGGGTCGAACTCGCGCAAATCAGCGATGGGGACTACTTTGGTGAAATGGCCCTTTTCGAGGACGCCCCACGCTCAGCCACCATTCGCACCCTGGACAAGAGCCGGCTGCTGGTCCTTCACAAGCGTGAATTCACCGAGATCGTCCGGGAATACCCGCAGATCGCGCTGCACATCTGCAGGGCCCTGAGCCAGCGGATCAGGGAGCTGCACAGCAAGGTCAGGACAGAATAACCGCGGATCGGCAGGAGGTCTGTTCTGGAAAAGATCGGCACCCGTGGCCTCCTTAAAGGGCCATAGGAGGCACCGGGCAAACCACGGTCGACACCGTTCCTGACAGAATGCCGCAGGCATCGTCGCGTCATCGGGGATTGTTTTCCCAGACCGTCGTCGAATAGTCATAGCCGAGGGTGCAGGTGCGGCAGATATCCAGGTGGCCCTCGAAAAAGCGCTCCAGCATGGTGCGCCTGGCATTGGAGTTCCAGATCTCCCGCCAACCTCTCTCCCTGAGATTCCCGAAGGCGTATTCTCCATCGTAATCGATGCAGCAGGGCACCACCGCACCGTCCGAGAGCACGAATCCCTGAAACAGCAGGCGGCAGACGGCCGTCTCCCGGTAGGTCTTATACCCCTCCTGCCGCCGCGAGTAC harbors:
- a CDS encoding Cyclic nucleotide-binding domain protein, with product MRNLLSKWLKIYPDEFGLFIWSTLLLFLIRSGNVLFDNFGETAFLKRFGVEYLPVVYMINSIATFVLMGIVTGIMVKLPGSRLLAYMQLFCGLSVAALRLVIPLGFDYIYPVFFILKAQYEVLLGLVFWNLANDLFNTRQSKRLFPLITAGGVLGGVIGSFATPSLAKAITIDNLLWIYLAISVLGAFMVQRMGVRFPSILFIDSPDQEKGKKKKGRSSLIEEFKKVGPMIKESKLVKILVVLTLMPNVVIPIINYQFNFAADQQFATESGMLLFFGYFRGAMNVISLVILLFVGRIYGRWGLPVALMFHPFNYILAFLAFLLRFDILSAMYARISTTVIRNTINNPGRAVLVGLVHPAYRAVIRPFLRGTIVRIGTLAGSGIIMLCEGLIHPRFLSVIACAFVGVWLFATFVLKRDYPKILLDLISRNMLDLKSIEGKELNQIFTDRKVRTELTEACASSRNDDCLWYARLLKSLDVSGLDDVILSALPQQDEKTRIALLAMLSPEAGEKAIPVLESLSVEAGPELMAAILQASNRLPAGLSRDFNLKIIDARQDPLIKAWAVAGLYPQAPSDYASIVEDWFASDHLEGKKAAAIAAGGSGDGAYLPRLQKMLAEEDDPALLVLVLEAIRKLAPADINALVEPFLGHQDENVRMAALRAYVIADDTASRRAIRLLDDPSDLIHEYAAEKLQEAPYQSVELFLESLTAPSRRVREGLFRVLETLNIKDLDVIRFARSQLQEAYTCLVVKDALLQQPESEQGRMLADHLEQKKDLLVENIIRLLAAQDTSGQMRLIWRGISSTNKTQRSNSIEALDSRIDASLSRILMPLLEGLSVSEALETGRKNYSLPRFNPSNPSDLYRYLLSSGDWVNVLFTLSLVAARETPIVEKERIQELTEADNPFVQQMAHHTLRRLEGTGSERKDDMEEEITIPDKVLRLKGIQIFEGLSVNELAAIASVTEEIVVEPGEIVIREGESGDTLYLIIQGCVAVLKGYAEKEEGKEGVELAQISDGDYFGEMALFEDAPRSATIRTLDKSRLLVLHKREFTEIVREYPQIALHICRALSQRIRELHSKVRTE